The following proteins come from a genomic window of Mycolicibacterium rufum:
- a CDS encoding WhiB family transcriptional regulator encodes MSVTKPAARKTTVSPSGESILHGAEAEARIAWVSQARCRQTDPDELFVRGAAQRKAAVICRHCPVIAECGADALDNRVEFGVWGGMTERQRRALLKQHPEVVSWSEFFAAQRKHRSAG; translated from the coding sequence GTGTCAGTTACCAAGCCCGCCGCTCGCAAGACCACTGTGAGTCCGTCTGGTGAGTCCATTCTGCACGGCGCCGAGGCCGAAGCCCGTATTGCGTGGGTTTCGCAGGCCCGGTGTCGCCAGACCGATCCCGACGAACTGTTCGTCAGAGGCGCAGCGCAGCGCAAGGCGGCGGTCATCTGCCGGCACTGCCCGGTGATCGCCGAGTGCGGGGCCGACGCCCTGGACAACCGGGTCGAGTTCGGCGTCTGGGGTGGCATGACCGAGCGCCAGCGTCGCGCGCTGCTCAAGCAGCACCCGGAAGTGGTCTCCTGGTCGGAATTCTTCGCCGCGCAGCGCAAACACCGCAGCGCCGGATAG